In Strigops habroptila isolate Jane chromosome 7, bStrHab1.2.pri, whole genome shotgun sequence, the following are encoded in one genomic region:
- the PCDH10 gene encoding protocadherin-10 isoform X3, whose product MIVLFLFALLWMVEGALCQLHYTVQEEQEHGTFVGNIAEDLGLDITKLSARRFQTAPNSRSPYLELNLETGVLYVNEKIDREQICKQSPSCLLHLEVFLENPLELFRVEIEVLDINDNPPSFPEPDLTVEISESATPGTRFPLESAFDPDVGTNSLRTYEITPNSYFSLDVQTQGDGNRFAELVLDKPLDREQQAVHRYVLTAVDGGQPQQRTGTALLTIRVLDSNDNVPAFEQPVYTVSLPENSPPGTLVLQLNATDPDEGQNGEVIYSFSSHISARARELFGIAPRTGRLEVSGELDYEESSVYQVYVQAKDLGPNAVPAHCKVLVRVLDANDNAPEISFSTVKEAVSEAAAPGTVVALFSVSDRDSEENGQVQCELLQGDAPFRLKSSFKNYYTIVTEGPLDREQPGGDAYTLTVVARDRGEPPLSTSKSIQVRVSDVNDNAPRFSQPVYQVYVSENNVPGAYIYAVSATDRDQGANAQLAYSILESQIQGMSVFTYVSINSENGFLYALRSFDYEQLKEFSFQVEARDAGEEPQPLAGNATVNIIVVDQNDNAPAIVSPLPGRNGTPAREALPRGAEPGYLVSRVTAVDADDGENARLTYSIVRGNEASLFRMDWRTGELRTARRVPAKRDPQRPYELVIEVRDHGQPPLSSTAAIQVVLVDGAAERPGGGGGGLGAGAGAGAGGGGGGGSGEHRPSRSGGDTSLDLTLILIIALGSVSFIFLLAMIVLAVRCQKEKKLNIYTCLASDCCLGCCCCCPCCSRQARARKKKLSKSDIMLVQSSNVPSNPAQVPVEESGSFGSHHHNQNYCYQVCLTPESAKTDLMFLKPCSPSRSTDAEHNPCGAIVTGYADQQPDIISNGSILSSETKHQRAELSYLVDRPRRVNSSAFQEADIVSSKDSGHGDSEQGDSDHDATNRGQSSGMDLFSNCTEECKALGHSDRCWMPSFVPSDGRQAADYRSNLHVPGMDSVPDTEVFETPEAQPGAERSFSTFGKEKALHNTLERKELDGLLSNTRAPYKPPYLKHGWLQSNPHPSSPSPSRVSHPLPGCTTSKALAISGSQSGL is encoded by the exons AACTCCCGCAGCCCTTACCTGGAGCTCAACCTGGAGACCGGGGTGCTCTACGTGAATGAGAAGATAGACCGGGAGCAGATCTGCAAGCAGagcccctcctgcctgctgcaccTGGAGGTCTTCCTGGAGAACCCCCTCGAGCTGTTCCGGGTGGAGATCGAGGTGCTGGACATCAACGACAACCCTCCCTCCTTCCCGGAGCCCGACCTCACCGTGGAGATCTCGGAAAGCGCCACGCCGGGCACCCGCTTCCCGCTGGAGAGCGCCTTCGACCCCGACGTGGGCACCAACTCGCTGCGCACCTACGAGATCACCCCCAACAGCTACTTCTCCCTCGACGTGCAGACGCAGGGCGACGGCAACCGCTTCGCCGAGCTGGTGCTGGACAAGCCCCTGGACCGGGAGCAGCAAGCGGTGCATCGCTACGTGCTGACCGCGGTGGACGGcgggcagccccagcagcgcACCGGCACCGCCCTGCTCACCATCAGGGTGCTGGACTCCAACGACAACGTCCCCGCCTTTGAGCAGCCCGTCTACACCGTGTCGCTGCCGGAGAACTCGCCGCCGGGCACGCTGGTGCTGCAGCTCAACGCCACCGACCCCGACGAGGGTCAGAACGGCGAGGTGATCTACTCCTTCAGCAGCCACATCTCGGCCCGCGCCCGGGAGCTCTTCGGCATCGCGCCGCGCACCGGGCGGCTGGAGGTGAGCGGCGAGCTGGACTACGAGGAGAGCAGCGTGTACCAGGTGTACGTGCAAGCCAAGGACCTGGGGCCCAACGCCGTGCCGGCGCACTGCAAGGTGCTTGTGCGGGTGCTGGACGCCAACGACAACGCGCCCGAGATCAGCTTCTCCACCGTCAAGGAGGCGGTGAGCgaggcggcggcgccgggcACGGTGGTGGCCCTCTTCAGCGTCTCGGACCGCGACTCGGAGGAAAATGGGCAAGTGCAGTGCGAGCTGCTGCAGGGCGACGCTCCCTTCCGCCTCAAGAGCTCCTTCAAGAACTACTACACCATCGTCACCGAGGGGCCGCTGGACCGCGAGCAGCCGGGCGGCGATGCCTACACCCTCACCGTGGTGGCCCGGGACCGCGGCGAGCCGCCGCTGAGCACTAGCAAGTCCATTCAGGTGCGGGTGAGCGACGTGAACGACAACGCGCCGCGCTTCAGCCAGCCCGTCTACCAGGTCTACGTGAGCGAGAACAACGTGCCCGGCGCCTACATCTACGCCGTCAGCGCCACCGACCGGGACCAGGGCGCCAACGCCCAACTCGCCTACTCCATCCTGGAAAGCCAGATCCAGGGCATGTCCGTCTTCACCTACGTCTCCATCAACTCCGAGAACGGCTTCCTCTACGCCCTCCGCTCCTTCGACTACGAGCAGCTCAAGGAGTTCAGCTTCCAGGTGGAGGCCCGCGACGCCGGCGAGGAGCCGCAGCCGCTGGCCGGCAACGCCACCGTCAACATCATCGTGGTGGACCAGAACGACAACGCTCCCGCCATCGTCAGCCCCCTGCCCGGCCGGAACGGCACCCCGGCGCGGGAGGCGCTGCCCCGCGGCGCCGAGCCGGGCTACCTGGTGAGCCGGGTGACAGCGGTGGACGCCGACGACGGGGAGAACGCTCGCCTCACCTACAGCATCGTGCGAGGCAATGAGGCCAGCCTCTTCCGCATGGACTGGCGCACCGGGGAGCTGCGGACCGCGCGCAGGGTGCCGGCCAAGCGCGACCCCCAGCGCCCCTACGAGCTGGTCATCGAGGTGCGCGACCACGGGCAGCCGCCACTCTCCTCCACCGCCGCCATCCAGGTGGTGCTGGTGGACGGCGCGGCCGAgcggcccggcggcggcggcggcggcctgggcgcgggagcgggagcgggcgcggggggcggcggcggcggcgggtcCGGCGAGCATCGCCCCAGCCGCTCCGGGGGGGACACCTCACTCGACCTCACCCTTATCCTCATCATAGCCCTGGGCTCCGTCTCCTTCATCTTCCTGCTGGCGATGATCGTGCTGGCCGTGCGCTGCCAGAAGGAGAAGAAGCTCAACATCTACACCTGCCTGGCCAGCGACTGctgcctgggctgctgctgctgctgcccttgctGCAGCCGCCAGGCGCGGGCCCGCAAGAAGAAGCTCAGCAAGTCGGACATCATGCTGGTGCAGAGCTCCAACGTGCCCAGCAACCCGGCGCAGGTGCCGGTGGAGGAGTCGGGCAGCTTCGGATCCCACCACCACAACCAGAACTACTGCTACCAGGTCTGCCTCACCCCCGAGTCCGCCAAGACCGACCTGATGTTCCTCAAGCCCTGCAGCCCTTCTCGCAGCACCGACGCCGAGCACAACCCCTGCGGGGCCATCGTCACCGGCTACGCCGACCAGCAGCCCGACATCATCTCCAACGGCAGCATCTTGTCCAGCGAG acAAAACATCAGCGTGCTGAGCTCAGTTATCTAGTTGACAGACCCCGACGAGTAAACAG TTCTGCATTCCAGGAAGCAGACATAGTAAGCTCTAAGGACAGTGGTCATGGAGACAGTGAGCAAGGAGACAGTGATCATGATGCCACTAATCGAGGTCAATCCTCTG GCATGGATCTCTTCTCCAATTGCACGGAGGAATGTAAAGCACTGGGCCACTCAGATCGGTGCTGGATGCCTTCCTTTGTTCCATCCGATGGACGCCAAGCTGCAGATTACCGCAGCAATCTGCATGTACCTGGCATGGACTCCGTTCCAGACACTGAAGTGTTTGAAACACCAGAAGCCCAGCCGGGCGCAGAAAGGTCCTTCTCCACCTTCGGCAAAGAGAAGGCCCTTCACAACACTCTGGAAAGGAAGGAGTTGGATGGACTGCTGTCTAATACACGAGCGCCTTACAAACCACCATATTTGA AACATGGGTGGCTGCAGAGTAATCCCCAtccttcatcccccagccccagccgTGTGTCTCACCCTTTACCTGGATGCACCACTTCAAAGG CACTTGCCATCTCTGGATCTCAAAGTGGATTATAA
- the PCDH10 gene encoding protocadherin-10 isoform X5, whose protein sequence is MIVLFLFALLWMVEGALCQLHYTVQEEQEHGTFVGNIAEDLGLDITKLSARRFQTAPNSRSPYLELNLETGVLYVNEKIDREQICKQSPSCLLHLEVFLENPLELFRVEIEVLDINDNPPSFPEPDLTVEISESATPGTRFPLESAFDPDVGTNSLRTYEITPNSYFSLDVQTQGDGNRFAELVLDKPLDREQQAVHRYVLTAVDGGQPQQRTGTALLTIRVLDSNDNVPAFEQPVYTVSLPENSPPGTLVLQLNATDPDEGQNGEVIYSFSSHISARARELFGIAPRTGRLEVSGELDYEESSVYQVYVQAKDLGPNAVPAHCKVLVRVLDANDNAPEISFSTVKEAVSEAAAPGTVVALFSVSDRDSEENGQVQCELLQGDAPFRLKSSFKNYYTIVTEGPLDREQPGGDAYTLTVVARDRGEPPLSTSKSIQVRVSDVNDNAPRFSQPVYQVYVSENNVPGAYIYAVSATDRDQGANAQLAYSILESQIQGMSVFTYVSINSENGFLYALRSFDYEQLKEFSFQVEARDAGEEPQPLAGNATVNIIVVDQNDNAPAIVSPLPGRNGTPAREALPRGAEPGYLVSRVTAVDADDGENARLTYSIVRGNEASLFRMDWRTGELRTARRVPAKRDPQRPYELVIEVRDHGQPPLSSTAAIQVVLVDGAAERPGGGGGGLGAGAGAGAGGGGGGGSGEHRPSRSGGDTSLDLTLILIIALGSVSFIFLLAMIVLAVRCQKEKKLNIYTCLASDCCLGCCCCCPCCSRQARARKKKLSKSDIMLVQSSNVPSNPAQVPVEESGSFGSHHHNQNYCYQVCLTPESAKTDLMFLKPCSPSRSTDAEHNPCGAIVTGYADQQPDIISNGSILSSETKHQRAELSYLVDRPRRVNSSAFQEADIVSSKDSGHGDSEQGDSDHDATNRGQSSVSFSLMLAGMDLFSNCTEECKALGHSDRCWMPSFVPSDGRQAADYRSNLHVPGMDSVPDTEVFETPEAQPGAERSFSTFGKEKALHNTLERKELDGLLSNTRAPYKPPYLTLAISGSQSGL, encoded by the exons AACTCCCGCAGCCCTTACCTGGAGCTCAACCTGGAGACCGGGGTGCTCTACGTGAATGAGAAGATAGACCGGGAGCAGATCTGCAAGCAGagcccctcctgcctgctgcaccTGGAGGTCTTCCTGGAGAACCCCCTCGAGCTGTTCCGGGTGGAGATCGAGGTGCTGGACATCAACGACAACCCTCCCTCCTTCCCGGAGCCCGACCTCACCGTGGAGATCTCGGAAAGCGCCACGCCGGGCACCCGCTTCCCGCTGGAGAGCGCCTTCGACCCCGACGTGGGCACCAACTCGCTGCGCACCTACGAGATCACCCCCAACAGCTACTTCTCCCTCGACGTGCAGACGCAGGGCGACGGCAACCGCTTCGCCGAGCTGGTGCTGGACAAGCCCCTGGACCGGGAGCAGCAAGCGGTGCATCGCTACGTGCTGACCGCGGTGGACGGcgggcagccccagcagcgcACCGGCACCGCCCTGCTCACCATCAGGGTGCTGGACTCCAACGACAACGTCCCCGCCTTTGAGCAGCCCGTCTACACCGTGTCGCTGCCGGAGAACTCGCCGCCGGGCACGCTGGTGCTGCAGCTCAACGCCACCGACCCCGACGAGGGTCAGAACGGCGAGGTGATCTACTCCTTCAGCAGCCACATCTCGGCCCGCGCCCGGGAGCTCTTCGGCATCGCGCCGCGCACCGGGCGGCTGGAGGTGAGCGGCGAGCTGGACTACGAGGAGAGCAGCGTGTACCAGGTGTACGTGCAAGCCAAGGACCTGGGGCCCAACGCCGTGCCGGCGCACTGCAAGGTGCTTGTGCGGGTGCTGGACGCCAACGACAACGCGCCCGAGATCAGCTTCTCCACCGTCAAGGAGGCGGTGAGCgaggcggcggcgccgggcACGGTGGTGGCCCTCTTCAGCGTCTCGGACCGCGACTCGGAGGAAAATGGGCAAGTGCAGTGCGAGCTGCTGCAGGGCGACGCTCCCTTCCGCCTCAAGAGCTCCTTCAAGAACTACTACACCATCGTCACCGAGGGGCCGCTGGACCGCGAGCAGCCGGGCGGCGATGCCTACACCCTCACCGTGGTGGCCCGGGACCGCGGCGAGCCGCCGCTGAGCACTAGCAAGTCCATTCAGGTGCGGGTGAGCGACGTGAACGACAACGCGCCGCGCTTCAGCCAGCCCGTCTACCAGGTCTACGTGAGCGAGAACAACGTGCCCGGCGCCTACATCTACGCCGTCAGCGCCACCGACCGGGACCAGGGCGCCAACGCCCAACTCGCCTACTCCATCCTGGAAAGCCAGATCCAGGGCATGTCCGTCTTCACCTACGTCTCCATCAACTCCGAGAACGGCTTCCTCTACGCCCTCCGCTCCTTCGACTACGAGCAGCTCAAGGAGTTCAGCTTCCAGGTGGAGGCCCGCGACGCCGGCGAGGAGCCGCAGCCGCTGGCCGGCAACGCCACCGTCAACATCATCGTGGTGGACCAGAACGACAACGCTCCCGCCATCGTCAGCCCCCTGCCCGGCCGGAACGGCACCCCGGCGCGGGAGGCGCTGCCCCGCGGCGCCGAGCCGGGCTACCTGGTGAGCCGGGTGACAGCGGTGGACGCCGACGACGGGGAGAACGCTCGCCTCACCTACAGCATCGTGCGAGGCAATGAGGCCAGCCTCTTCCGCATGGACTGGCGCACCGGGGAGCTGCGGACCGCGCGCAGGGTGCCGGCCAAGCGCGACCCCCAGCGCCCCTACGAGCTGGTCATCGAGGTGCGCGACCACGGGCAGCCGCCACTCTCCTCCACCGCCGCCATCCAGGTGGTGCTGGTGGACGGCGCGGCCGAgcggcccggcggcggcggcggcggcctgggcgcgggagcgggagcgggcgcggggggcggcggcggcggcgggtcCGGCGAGCATCGCCCCAGCCGCTCCGGGGGGGACACCTCACTCGACCTCACCCTTATCCTCATCATAGCCCTGGGCTCCGTCTCCTTCATCTTCCTGCTGGCGATGATCGTGCTGGCCGTGCGCTGCCAGAAGGAGAAGAAGCTCAACATCTACACCTGCCTGGCCAGCGACTGctgcctgggctgctgctgctgctgcccttgctGCAGCCGCCAGGCGCGGGCCCGCAAGAAGAAGCTCAGCAAGTCGGACATCATGCTGGTGCAGAGCTCCAACGTGCCCAGCAACCCGGCGCAGGTGCCGGTGGAGGAGTCGGGCAGCTTCGGATCCCACCACCACAACCAGAACTACTGCTACCAGGTCTGCCTCACCCCCGAGTCCGCCAAGACCGACCTGATGTTCCTCAAGCCCTGCAGCCCTTCTCGCAGCACCGACGCCGAGCACAACCCCTGCGGGGCCATCGTCACCGGCTACGCCGACCAGCAGCCCGACATCATCTCCAACGGCAGCATCTTGTCCAGCGAG acAAAACATCAGCGTGCTGAGCTCAGTTATCTAGTTGACAGACCCCGACGAGTAAACAG TTCTGCATTCCAGGAAGCAGACATAGTAAGCTCTAAGGACAGTGGTCATGGAGACAGTGAGCAAGGAGACAGTGATCATGATGCCACTAATCGAGGTCAATCCTCTG tttctttttctctcatgctTGCAGGCATGGATCTCTTCTCCAATTGCACGGAGGAATGTAAAGCACTGGGCCACTCAGATCGGTGCTGGATGCCTTCCTTTGTTCCATCCGATGGACGCCAAGCTGCAGATTACCGCAGCAATCTGCATGTACCTGGCATGGACTCCGTTCCAGACACTGAAGTGTTTGAAACACCAGAAGCCCAGCCGGGCGCAGAAAGGTCCTTCTCCACCTTCGGCAAAGAGAAGGCCCTTCACAACACTCTGGAAAGGAAGGAGTTGGATGGACTGCTGTCTAATACACGAGCGCCTTACAAACCACCATATTTGA CACTTGCCATCTCTGGATCTCAAAGTGGATTATAA
- the PCDH10 gene encoding protocadherin-10 isoform X1, which translates to MIVLFLFALLWMVEGALCQLHYTVQEEQEHGTFVGNIAEDLGLDITKLSARRFQTAPNSRSPYLELNLETGVLYVNEKIDREQICKQSPSCLLHLEVFLENPLELFRVEIEVLDINDNPPSFPEPDLTVEISESATPGTRFPLESAFDPDVGTNSLRTYEITPNSYFSLDVQTQGDGNRFAELVLDKPLDREQQAVHRYVLTAVDGGQPQQRTGTALLTIRVLDSNDNVPAFEQPVYTVSLPENSPPGTLVLQLNATDPDEGQNGEVIYSFSSHISARARELFGIAPRTGRLEVSGELDYEESSVYQVYVQAKDLGPNAVPAHCKVLVRVLDANDNAPEISFSTVKEAVSEAAAPGTVVALFSVSDRDSEENGQVQCELLQGDAPFRLKSSFKNYYTIVTEGPLDREQPGGDAYTLTVVARDRGEPPLSTSKSIQVRVSDVNDNAPRFSQPVYQVYVSENNVPGAYIYAVSATDRDQGANAQLAYSILESQIQGMSVFTYVSINSENGFLYALRSFDYEQLKEFSFQVEARDAGEEPQPLAGNATVNIIVVDQNDNAPAIVSPLPGRNGTPAREALPRGAEPGYLVSRVTAVDADDGENARLTYSIVRGNEASLFRMDWRTGELRTARRVPAKRDPQRPYELVIEVRDHGQPPLSSTAAIQVVLVDGAAERPGGGGGGLGAGAGAGAGGGGGGGSGEHRPSRSGGDTSLDLTLILIIALGSVSFIFLLAMIVLAVRCQKEKKLNIYTCLASDCCLGCCCCCPCCSRQARARKKKLSKSDIMLVQSSNVPSNPAQVPVEESGSFGSHHHNQNYCYQVCLTPESAKTDLMFLKPCSPSRSTDAEHNPCGAIVTGYADQQPDIISNGSILSSETKHQRAELSYLVDRPRRVNSSAFQEADIVSSKDSGHGDSEQGDSDHDATNRGQSSVSFSLMLAGMDLFSNCTEECKALGHSDRCWMPSFVPSDGRQAADYRSNLHVPGMDSVPDTEVFETPEAQPGAERSFSTFGKEKALHNTLERKELDGLLSNTRAPYKPPYLKHGWLQSNPHPSSPSPSRVSHPLPGCTTSKALAISGSQSGL; encoded by the exons AACTCCCGCAGCCCTTACCTGGAGCTCAACCTGGAGACCGGGGTGCTCTACGTGAATGAGAAGATAGACCGGGAGCAGATCTGCAAGCAGagcccctcctgcctgctgcaccTGGAGGTCTTCCTGGAGAACCCCCTCGAGCTGTTCCGGGTGGAGATCGAGGTGCTGGACATCAACGACAACCCTCCCTCCTTCCCGGAGCCCGACCTCACCGTGGAGATCTCGGAAAGCGCCACGCCGGGCACCCGCTTCCCGCTGGAGAGCGCCTTCGACCCCGACGTGGGCACCAACTCGCTGCGCACCTACGAGATCACCCCCAACAGCTACTTCTCCCTCGACGTGCAGACGCAGGGCGACGGCAACCGCTTCGCCGAGCTGGTGCTGGACAAGCCCCTGGACCGGGAGCAGCAAGCGGTGCATCGCTACGTGCTGACCGCGGTGGACGGcgggcagccccagcagcgcACCGGCACCGCCCTGCTCACCATCAGGGTGCTGGACTCCAACGACAACGTCCCCGCCTTTGAGCAGCCCGTCTACACCGTGTCGCTGCCGGAGAACTCGCCGCCGGGCACGCTGGTGCTGCAGCTCAACGCCACCGACCCCGACGAGGGTCAGAACGGCGAGGTGATCTACTCCTTCAGCAGCCACATCTCGGCCCGCGCCCGGGAGCTCTTCGGCATCGCGCCGCGCACCGGGCGGCTGGAGGTGAGCGGCGAGCTGGACTACGAGGAGAGCAGCGTGTACCAGGTGTACGTGCAAGCCAAGGACCTGGGGCCCAACGCCGTGCCGGCGCACTGCAAGGTGCTTGTGCGGGTGCTGGACGCCAACGACAACGCGCCCGAGATCAGCTTCTCCACCGTCAAGGAGGCGGTGAGCgaggcggcggcgccgggcACGGTGGTGGCCCTCTTCAGCGTCTCGGACCGCGACTCGGAGGAAAATGGGCAAGTGCAGTGCGAGCTGCTGCAGGGCGACGCTCCCTTCCGCCTCAAGAGCTCCTTCAAGAACTACTACACCATCGTCACCGAGGGGCCGCTGGACCGCGAGCAGCCGGGCGGCGATGCCTACACCCTCACCGTGGTGGCCCGGGACCGCGGCGAGCCGCCGCTGAGCACTAGCAAGTCCATTCAGGTGCGGGTGAGCGACGTGAACGACAACGCGCCGCGCTTCAGCCAGCCCGTCTACCAGGTCTACGTGAGCGAGAACAACGTGCCCGGCGCCTACATCTACGCCGTCAGCGCCACCGACCGGGACCAGGGCGCCAACGCCCAACTCGCCTACTCCATCCTGGAAAGCCAGATCCAGGGCATGTCCGTCTTCACCTACGTCTCCATCAACTCCGAGAACGGCTTCCTCTACGCCCTCCGCTCCTTCGACTACGAGCAGCTCAAGGAGTTCAGCTTCCAGGTGGAGGCCCGCGACGCCGGCGAGGAGCCGCAGCCGCTGGCCGGCAACGCCACCGTCAACATCATCGTGGTGGACCAGAACGACAACGCTCCCGCCATCGTCAGCCCCCTGCCCGGCCGGAACGGCACCCCGGCGCGGGAGGCGCTGCCCCGCGGCGCCGAGCCGGGCTACCTGGTGAGCCGGGTGACAGCGGTGGACGCCGACGACGGGGAGAACGCTCGCCTCACCTACAGCATCGTGCGAGGCAATGAGGCCAGCCTCTTCCGCATGGACTGGCGCACCGGGGAGCTGCGGACCGCGCGCAGGGTGCCGGCCAAGCGCGACCCCCAGCGCCCCTACGAGCTGGTCATCGAGGTGCGCGACCACGGGCAGCCGCCACTCTCCTCCACCGCCGCCATCCAGGTGGTGCTGGTGGACGGCGCGGCCGAgcggcccggcggcggcggcggcggcctgggcgcgggagcgggagcgggcgcggggggcggcggcggcggcgggtcCGGCGAGCATCGCCCCAGCCGCTCCGGGGGGGACACCTCACTCGACCTCACCCTTATCCTCATCATAGCCCTGGGCTCCGTCTCCTTCATCTTCCTGCTGGCGATGATCGTGCTGGCCGTGCGCTGCCAGAAGGAGAAGAAGCTCAACATCTACACCTGCCTGGCCAGCGACTGctgcctgggctgctgctgctgctgcccttgctGCAGCCGCCAGGCGCGGGCCCGCAAGAAGAAGCTCAGCAAGTCGGACATCATGCTGGTGCAGAGCTCCAACGTGCCCAGCAACCCGGCGCAGGTGCCGGTGGAGGAGTCGGGCAGCTTCGGATCCCACCACCACAACCAGAACTACTGCTACCAGGTCTGCCTCACCCCCGAGTCCGCCAAGACCGACCTGATGTTCCTCAAGCCCTGCAGCCCTTCTCGCAGCACCGACGCCGAGCACAACCCCTGCGGGGCCATCGTCACCGGCTACGCCGACCAGCAGCCCGACATCATCTCCAACGGCAGCATCTTGTCCAGCGAG acAAAACATCAGCGTGCTGAGCTCAGTTATCTAGTTGACAGACCCCGACGAGTAAACAG TTCTGCATTCCAGGAAGCAGACATAGTAAGCTCTAAGGACAGTGGTCATGGAGACAGTGAGCAAGGAGACAGTGATCATGATGCCACTAATCGAGGTCAATCCTCTG tttctttttctctcatgctTGCAGGCATGGATCTCTTCTCCAATTGCACGGAGGAATGTAAAGCACTGGGCCACTCAGATCGGTGCTGGATGCCTTCCTTTGTTCCATCCGATGGACGCCAAGCTGCAGATTACCGCAGCAATCTGCATGTACCTGGCATGGACTCCGTTCCAGACACTGAAGTGTTTGAAACACCAGAAGCCCAGCCGGGCGCAGAAAGGTCCTTCTCCACCTTCGGCAAAGAGAAGGCCCTTCACAACACTCTGGAAAGGAAGGAGTTGGATGGACTGCTGTCTAATACACGAGCGCCTTACAAACCACCATATTTGA AACATGGGTGGCTGCAGAGTAATCCCCAtccttcatcccccagccccagccgTGTGTCTCACCCTTTACCTGGATGCACCACTTCAAAGG CACTTGCCATCTCTGGATCTCAAAGTGGATTATAA